In a single window of the Cucumis melo cultivar AY chromosome 11, USDA_Cmelo_AY_1.0, whole genome shotgun sequence genome:
- the LOC103497682 gene encoding UDP-D-xylose:L-fucose alpha-1,3-D-xylosyltransferase MGP4, translated as MPSVLHQRSTHSSLANSYPLSPRSSSSSERSFSIFSPINLLALLSLIVILGVFLPWMNIQESIFSSSKVSNSKWREYSLAEAASFVAKNGTVIVCAVSQPYLPFLNNWLISLTRQKHHEKVLVIAEDYATLYKVNERWPGHAVLVPPAPDAQTAHKFGSQGFFNFTSRRPRHLLHILELGYNVMYNDVDMVWLADPFPYLQGNHDVYFTDDMAAVKPLHHSHELPPPGKKGRTYICSCMIFLRPTSGAKLVMRKWIEELKAQPWSKAKKANDQPAFNWALNKTAGEVDLYLLPQSAFPTGGLYFKNQSWVQETKGMHVIIHNNYITGFEKKIKRFREFNLWYVDDHTLESPLGRI; from the exons ATGCCGTCGGTCTTGCACCAAAGATCCACTCACAGCTCACTTGCAAATTCGTATCCACTTTCTCCTCGTTCTTCCTCGAGTTCTGAAAGATCATTTTCCATATTCAGTCCTATAAACCTACTTGCTCTGCTTTCTCTCATTGTGATTCTTGGAGTCTTCTTGCCCTGGATGAATATACAAGAGAGTATTTTCTCAAGCTCCAAGGTCTCAAACTCTAAGTGGCGAGAATACTCATTGGCTGAAGCTGCATCGTTCGTTGCAAAGAATGGGACTGTGATTGTTTGCGCTGTCAGCCAACCCTACTTGCCCTTTCTCAATAATTGGTTAATTAGTCTTACTCGGCAGAAGCACCATGAAAAAGTTCTCGTTATTGCTGAGGACTATGCAACGCTCTATAAAGTGAATGAACGGTGGCCAGGGCATGCAGTGCTTGTCCCACCAGCTCCTGATGCTCAAACCGCTCATAAATTTGGTTCTCAG GGATTCTTCAACTTCACATCCCGGAGACCACGACACCTACTACACATTTTGGAGCTTGGCTATAATGTCATGTACAATGATGTTGATATGGTATGGCTGGCCGATCCATTTCCTTATCTGCAAGGGAATCATGATGTGTACTTCACAGATGACATGGCTGCA GTAAAACCTTTGCACCACTCTCATGAATTGCCACCTCCGGGGAAAAAGGGCCGCACTTACATATGCAGCTGCATGATTTTCCTACGTCCCACCAGCGGAGCAAAACTGGTCATGAGGAAGTGGATTGAGGAACTTAAAGCTCAGCCATGGTCCAAGGCGAAGAAGGCAAATGATCAACCTGCTTTCAATTGGGCACTAAATAAAACTGCTGGAGAG GTGGATCTATACCTGCTTCCACAGTCAGCATTCCCAACAGGTGGATTATACTTCAAGAACCAATCATGGGTTCAGGAAACCAAGGGAATGCATGTTATtatacataataattatatcacAGGGTTTGAGAAGAAAATTAAACGTTTCCGAGAATTCAACCTGTGGTACGTGGATGATCATACTCTTGAGTCTCCTCTTGGTCGAATATGA
- the LOC103497681 gene encoding uncharacterized protein LOC103497681 isoform X1, producing the protein MGSLENGFPLKRDPLLRSSSSVRGERFPFLQRPRSRFSRFLFFRKIDYLQWICTVAVFFFFVVLFQMFLPGSVMEKSEIALKDVEKSLGDLKFLKELGMLDFGEDIRFEPSKLLGKFKKEAREADFSSFNRTRSRFGYRKPQLALVFSDLLVDSYQVLMVTIASALQEIGYVFQVYSLQGGPANDVWRQMGVPVTIIQTCDETEVMVDWLNYDGILMHSLGVKDVFSCYLQEPFKSLPLIWTIHEEALALRSQNYASDGLLDLLNDWKRVFNHSTVVVFPNYVMPMIYSAYDSGNFFVIPSFPAEALEAEIDVTSDADILRAKMGYANDDLVIAIVGSQFLYRGMWLEHAMVLQAMLPLLHEFSLYEHSNSRLKIFVLSGDSNSNYTMAVEAIAQRLEYPRSVVKHFPVAADSDKALSMADLVIYGSCLEEQSFPKILVKAMGMGKPIIAPDLAIIRKHVDDRVNGYLFPKGNFNVLSQIILQVISEGRLSPLARSIASIGRDTVINLMVSETVEGYASLLDAVLKLPSEAAPAKEVAEIPSKLKEKFQWQLFKGVSNLTVLQMNKKSFTILDEFEKNWNHTPKRKPGSSFAFNESFIYDVWEEERHTVMSNIKRRREEDEIKDRTEQPHSTWEDVYRSAKKADRSKNDLHERDEGELERTGQPLCIYEPYFGEGVWPFLHRYSLYRGIGLSSKGRRSGIDDVDAPSRLPLLNNPYYRNVLGEYGAFFAIANRVDRIHKNAWIGFHSWRATARNVSLSKIAETALLDAIQTRRHGDALYFWVRMDLDPRNPLQLDFWSFCDSINAGNCKFAFSETLKMMYGIKSDQEFLPPMPADGYTWSAMQSWALPTRSFLEFVMFSRMFVDALDAQMYNEHHSTGRCYLSLSKDKHCYSRLLELLVNVWAYHSARRIVYVHPETGAMQEQHKFDLRRGQMWIKWFSYTMIKSMDEELGEEADADNPTRRWLWPSTGEVFWQGVYEREKNLRFRQKEHRKQKSKAKLDRMRHRRHQKVIGKYVKPPPEMENSTTTNGTETILQTN; encoded by the exons ATGGGTTCACTGGAAAATGGATTTCCATTGAAGAGAGACCCACTTCTTCGTTCTTCATCGAGTGTTAGAGGGGAAAGATTCCCATTTCTGCAGAGACCCAGATCGAGGTTTTCACGGTTTCTGTTTTTCCGAAAAATTGATTACTTGCAATGGATTTGTACTGTGGCTgtgttctttttctttgtggttCTTTTTCAAATGTTCTTACCTGGATCAGTCATGGAGAAGTCTGAGATTGCTCTTAAAGATGTAGAGAAAAGTTTAGgggatttgaagtttttaaagGAGCTGGGCATGCTGGATTTTGGGGAGGATATTCGATTTGAGCCGTCGAAGCTTTTGGGGAAATTTAAGAAAGAGGCAAGAGAAGCAGATTTTTCATCTTTTAATAGGACAAGAAGTCGTTTTGGGTATAGAAAACCTCAGCTTGCACTG GTATTCTCAGATCTTTTGGTCGATTCTTATCAAGTGCTAATGGTAACCATTGCATCTGCTCTTCAGGAGATAGGATATGTATTCCAG GTTTATTCTCTTCAAGGCGGGCCAGCAAATGATGTTTGGaggcagatgggagtcccagtTACTATAATTCAAACTTGTGATGAGACTGAGGTCATGGTTGATTGGCTAAA CTATGATGGCATACTTATGCACTCTCTTGGAGTGAAAGATGTCTTTTCCTG CTATCTGCAGGAACCTTTCAAATCCTTACCTCTCATCTGGACCATCCATGAAGAAGCCCTTGCCTTACGATCTCAAAACTATGCATCAGATGGGTTACTTGATCTTTTAAATGATTGGAAGAGAGTATTCAACCATTCAACTGTTGTCGTCTTTCCTAATTATGTTATGCCG ATGATCTACTCTGCATATGATAGTGGTAATTTCTTCGTGATTCCAAGTTTTCCTGCTGAAGCATTGGAAGCAGAAATTGATGTCACCTCAGATGCTGATATTCTACGTGCAAAAATGGGCTATGCAAATGATGACTTGGTTATCGCCATTGTTGGAAGCCAATTTTTGTACAGGGGCATGTGGCTGGAACATGCGATGGTTTTGCAGGCCATGTTGCCACTACTTCATGAGTTTTCTTTGTATGAACATTCCAATTCTCGTCTCAAGATATTTGTTCTAAGTGGGGATTCAAATAGCAACTACACGATGGCTGTTGAG GCCATTGCTCAGAGACTGGAATATCCAAGGAGTGTTGTGAAGCATTTTCCTGTTGCTGCAGATTCAGACAAGGCTCTAAGTATGGCTGATCTTGTTATATATGGTTCTTGTTTGGAAGAGCAATCTTTCCCAAAAATTTTGGTAAAAGCCATGGGAATGGGAAAACCAATCATCGCCCCAGATCTTGCCATTATTAGAAAACAC GTTGATGACAGGGTAAATGGCTATCTGTTCCCCAAGGGAAATTTCAATGTACTTTCCCAAATTATTTTGCAAGTGATCTCGGAAGGGAGATTATCACCACTGGCTCGCAGTATTGCTTCAATTGGAAGAGACACTGTGATAAACCTGATGGTTTCAGAAACTGTGGAGGGATATGCCTCACTACTTGATGCTGTTCTTAAGCTTCCATCAGAAGCGGCACCAGCTAAGGAAGTTGCAGAAATCCCATccaaattgaaagaaaaatttcaGTGGCAGTTATTTAAAGGGGTATCCAATTTGACTGTCCTGCAGATGAACAAAAAAAGTTTCACAATTTTAGATGAATTTGAAAAGAATTGGAACCATACTCCAAAAAGGAAGCCTGGTAGTTCTTTTGCTTTTAATGAGTCATTTATATATGATGTATGGGAGGAGGAAAGACATACTGTGATGTCTAATatcaaaagaagaagagaggaaGACGAG ATAAAAGATAGAACTGAACAACCTCATAGCACATGGGAGGATGTGTATCGAAGTGCTAAGAAGGCTGATAGGTCTAAGAATGATTTGCACGAGAGGGATGAAGGGGAGCTTGAAAGGACGGGACAGCCATTATGCATTTATGAACCTTACTTTGGCGAAGGAGTTTGGCCTTTCCTGCACCGTTATTCTCTTTATCGTGGAATTGGGCTG TCTAGTAAAGGCAGGCGATCCGGAATAGATGATGTCGATGCACCTTCACGGCTTCCACTTCTTAATAACCCTTACTACCGTAATGTACTTGGTGAATATGGAGCCTTCTTTGCAATTGCGAACCGGGTCGACCGCATTCACAAGAATGCTTGGATCGGTTTTCACTCTTGGAGAGCAACTGCCAGGAAT GTATCACTTTCAAAAATTGCGGAAACTGCATTATTAGATGCAATTCAGACACGAAGACATGGAGATGCACTCTACTTTTGGGTCCGCATGGATTTGGATCCAAGAAACCCACTACAGCTTGATTTTTGGTCATTTTGTGATTCCATAAATGCTGGAAATTGCAA GTTTGCGTTCTCTGAGACTTTGAAGATGATGTATGGTATAAAAAGTGATCAGGAATTTTTACCGCCCATGCCTGCGGATGGATATACATGGTCTGCTATGCAGAGCTGGGCTCTCCCGACCAGATCTTTTCTAGAATTTGTCATGTTTTCAAG AATGTTTGTTGATGCATTAGATGCGCAGATGTACAATGAACACCATTCAACTGGACGATGTTATTTGAGTTTGTCCAAA GACAAGCACTGCTACTCCAGGCTACTCGAGCTCCTTGTGAATGTTTGGGCATATCACAGTGCAAGGCGTATTGTGTATGTGCACCCCGAGACTGGTGCAATGCAAGAACAACACAAGTTTGATCTACGGAGAGGTCAAATGTGGATCAAATGGTTTTCGTACACTATGATAAAGAGCATGGACGAGGAGTTGGGAGAGGAAGCAGATGCCGATAACCCCACAAGACGGTGGTTGTGGCCATCAACAGGTGAGGTCTTTTGGCAAGGTGTGTACGAGAGAGAGAAGAATTTACGATTTCGGCAGAAAGAACACAGAAAGCAAAAGAGTAAAGCTAAACTAGACAGAATGAGACACAGGAGACACCAAAAGGTGATAGGGAAGTATGTAAAGCCTCCGCCAGAGATGGAAAATTCAACCACAACAAATGGTACAGAAACTATTTTGCAAACTAATTAA
- the LOC103497681 gene encoding uncharacterized protein LOC103497681 isoform X2, protein MGSLENGFPLKRDPLLRSSSSVRGERFPFLQRPRSRFSRFLFFRKIDYLQWICTVAVFFFFVVLFQMFLPGSVMEKSEIALKDVEKSLGDLKFLKELGMLDFGEDIRFEPSKLLGKFKKEAREADFSSFNRTRSRFGYRKPQLALVFSDLLVDSYQVLMVTIASALQEIGYVFQVYSLQGGPANDVWRQMGVPVTIIQTCDETEVMVDWLNYDGILMHSLGVKDVFSCYLQEPFKSLPLIWTIHEEALALRSQNYASDGLLDLLNDWKRVFNHSTVVVFPNYVMPMIYSAYDSGNFFVIPSFPAEALEAEIDVTSDADILRAKMGYANDDLVIAIVGSQFLYRGMWLEHAMVLQAMLPLLHEFSLYEHSNSRLKIFVLSGDSNSNYTMAVEAIAQRLEYPRSVVKHFPVAADSDKALSMADLVIYGSCLEEQSFPKILVKAMGMGKPIIAPDLAIIRKHVDDRVNGYLFPKGNFNVLSQIILQVISEGRLSPLARSIASIGRDTVINLMVSETVEGYASLLDAVLKLPSEAAPAKEVAEIPSKLKEKFQWQLFKGVSNLTVLQMNKKSFTILDEFEKNWNHTPKRKPGSSFAFNESFIYDVWEEERHTVMSNIKRRREEDEIKDRTEQPHSTWEDVYRSAKKADRSKNDLHERDEGELERTGQPLCIYEPYFGEGVWPFLHRYSLYRGIGLSSKGRRSGIDDVDAPSRLPLLNNPYYRNVLGEYGAFFAIANRVDRIHKNAWIGFHSWRATARNVSLSKIAETALLDAIQTRRHGDALYFWVRMDLDPRNPLQLDFWSFCDSINAGNCKFAFSETLKMMYGIKSDQEFLPPMPADGYTWSAMQSWALPTRSFLEFVMFSRTSTATPGYSSSL, encoded by the exons ATGGGTTCACTGGAAAATGGATTTCCATTGAAGAGAGACCCACTTCTTCGTTCTTCATCGAGTGTTAGAGGGGAAAGATTCCCATTTCTGCAGAGACCCAGATCGAGGTTTTCACGGTTTCTGTTTTTCCGAAAAATTGATTACTTGCAATGGATTTGTACTGTGGCTgtgttctttttctttgtggttCTTTTTCAAATGTTCTTACCTGGATCAGTCATGGAGAAGTCTGAGATTGCTCTTAAAGATGTAGAGAAAAGTTTAGgggatttgaagtttttaaagGAGCTGGGCATGCTGGATTTTGGGGAGGATATTCGATTTGAGCCGTCGAAGCTTTTGGGGAAATTTAAGAAAGAGGCAAGAGAAGCAGATTTTTCATCTTTTAATAGGACAAGAAGTCGTTTTGGGTATAGAAAACCTCAGCTTGCACTG GTATTCTCAGATCTTTTGGTCGATTCTTATCAAGTGCTAATGGTAACCATTGCATCTGCTCTTCAGGAGATAGGATATGTATTCCAG GTTTATTCTCTTCAAGGCGGGCCAGCAAATGATGTTTGGaggcagatgggagtcccagtTACTATAATTCAAACTTGTGATGAGACTGAGGTCATGGTTGATTGGCTAAA CTATGATGGCATACTTATGCACTCTCTTGGAGTGAAAGATGTCTTTTCCTG CTATCTGCAGGAACCTTTCAAATCCTTACCTCTCATCTGGACCATCCATGAAGAAGCCCTTGCCTTACGATCTCAAAACTATGCATCAGATGGGTTACTTGATCTTTTAAATGATTGGAAGAGAGTATTCAACCATTCAACTGTTGTCGTCTTTCCTAATTATGTTATGCCG ATGATCTACTCTGCATATGATAGTGGTAATTTCTTCGTGATTCCAAGTTTTCCTGCTGAAGCATTGGAAGCAGAAATTGATGTCACCTCAGATGCTGATATTCTACGTGCAAAAATGGGCTATGCAAATGATGACTTGGTTATCGCCATTGTTGGAAGCCAATTTTTGTACAGGGGCATGTGGCTGGAACATGCGATGGTTTTGCAGGCCATGTTGCCACTACTTCATGAGTTTTCTTTGTATGAACATTCCAATTCTCGTCTCAAGATATTTGTTCTAAGTGGGGATTCAAATAGCAACTACACGATGGCTGTTGAG GCCATTGCTCAGAGACTGGAATATCCAAGGAGTGTTGTGAAGCATTTTCCTGTTGCTGCAGATTCAGACAAGGCTCTAAGTATGGCTGATCTTGTTATATATGGTTCTTGTTTGGAAGAGCAATCTTTCCCAAAAATTTTGGTAAAAGCCATGGGAATGGGAAAACCAATCATCGCCCCAGATCTTGCCATTATTAGAAAACAC GTTGATGACAGGGTAAATGGCTATCTGTTCCCCAAGGGAAATTTCAATGTACTTTCCCAAATTATTTTGCAAGTGATCTCGGAAGGGAGATTATCACCACTGGCTCGCAGTATTGCTTCAATTGGAAGAGACACTGTGATAAACCTGATGGTTTCAGAAACTGTGGAGGGATATGCCTCACTACTTGATGCTGTTCTTAAGCTTCCATCAGAAGCGGCACCAGCTAAGGAAGTTGCAGAAATCCCATccaaattgaaagaaaaatttcaGTGGCAGTTATTTAAAGGGGTATCCAATTTGACTGTCCTGCAGATGAACAAAAAAAGTTTCACAATTTTAGATGAATTTGAAAAGAATTGGAACCATACTCCAAAAAGGAAGCCTGGTAGTTCTTTTGCTTTTAATGAGTCATTTATATATGATGTATGGGAGGAGGAAAGACATACTGTGATGTCTAATatcaaaagaagaagagaggaaGACGAG ATAAAAGATAGAACTGAACAACCTCATAGCACATGGGAGGATGTGTATCGAAGTGCTAAGAAGGCTGATAGGTCTAAGAATGATTTGCACGAGAGGGATGAAGGGGAGCTTGAAAGGACGGGACAGCCATTATGCATTTATGAACCTTACTTTGGCGAAGGAGTTTGGCCTTTCCTGCACCGTTATTCTCTTTATCGTGGAATTGGGCTG TCTAGTAAAGGCAGGCGATCCGGAATAGATGATGTCGATGCACCTTCACGGCTTCCACTTCTTAATAACCCTTACTACCGTAATGTACTTGGTGAATATGGAGCCTTCTTTGCAATTGCGAACCGGGTCGACCGCATTCACAAGAATGCTTGGATCGGTTTTCACTCTTGGAGAGCAACTGCCAGGAAT GTATCACTTTCAAAAATTGCGGAAACTGCATTATTAGATGCAATTCAGACACGAAGACATGGAGATGCACTCTACTTTTGGGTCCGCATGGATTTGGATCCAAGAAACCCACTACAGCTTGATTTTTGGTCATTTTGTGATTCCATAAATGCTGGAAATTGCAA GTTTGCGTTCTCTGAGACTTTGAAGATGATGTATGGTATAAAAAGTGATCAGGAATTTTTACCGCCCATGCCTGCGGATGGATATACATGGTCTGCTATGCAGAGCTGGGCTCTCCCGACCAGATCTTTTCTAGAATTTGTCATGTTTTCAAG GACAAGCACTGCTACTCCAGGCTACTCGAGCTCCTTGTGA